The nucleotide window TTGCCAGCATTAGCCACATCTTGCTAAGATGTGCATCTGTATTTTTGTCATGCACGGCCGTCATTGAACCCACTGCTGTTTGCGTGGATGTGTGTGAAAACTAGCACATGTTGTTGTTTGCCTGCTTATCCGGAGAAGTTCTTGGAGTGTGTGGATTTGGTGGTGATGAGTACAGTGTAGGCATTGTGAACGTCGGCTTTAGCTTTCTGGGAGGCGTGCGAAAACACCATAAAGATGTCACCGCAGCTGGCAGAGGACACTCCTGATGGACTGCGCGAGCTCACAACATTTCCTTTGTGGTGGACATGGTGTGAATCACATGCAAACTTGCGTGCAATTTTTTATATACACAGTAGACAAGCCTCTGCTATGTCTCTATATTTAATATCAAAAGGGTGAGGCTTGAATTCCTCTTAATAAATCAGAGCCGTAGACATGCTTGATTGATATTGCTCTTCATGATTTCAAATGTACAATTTtacaataaaactgaataaagAAATGTCAAGAACGCAAGAGCATTTCCTTTTATTTCTGACCTGAGAAATCAGCTGTAGTTATTTAATGTCTGTATGCTTCATTGATTATGATCTGTGCAAACACTGATTTATGAAACAGCAATATTTTGTTGGTACGtttcttttcattcaaaatgctAAAATGCAGTGGCGACAATCATAAtggttcagatatttcttaggccagcagagaaggccttgaaggccctgatggcccatGACATTTTAGTAAAATGTCACAAGCTCACACCTAATGATGACTTTTTCCGCTTTACCGTAGGAGCATCTGAGCACCTCCACGCATGTTTCCACAATGGCTTGGAGAACGCTGGACAGGAGAAGCTCCTGCTGACACTTCCACTTTACAAATACCTGCATCCTTTCCTCAAAACAACAACGTTCTGGTGTGATCCAGTTCCTCGGAACCCTCCTTCCAGTCACCATGGCAAGTTTGGTGCTCAATGAGACTGGAATGGAGAACTGCGGCATTGACGACTCCTTCAAGTACAATTTATATTCCGTGGTCTACAGCGTGGTCTTTGTGTTGGGCCTCATCACCAACTGTGCTGCGCTCTTTGTCTTCTGCTTCCGCATGAAGATGCGCAATGAGACGACAATGTTCATGACTAATTTAGCATTGTCCgatttagtatttgtttttacattgcCCTTTAAAGTCTTCTACAATGTTAACCGCCACTGGCCATTTGGAGACGGACTGTGTAAGGTTTCTGGGACAGCCTTCATCACTAACATCTACGGCAGCATGCTCTTCCTCACCTGCATCAGTGTTGACCGCTTTTTGGCAATAGTTTACCCTTTCCGTTCCCGCTCCATCCGCACGCGCAGAAACGCTGCAATGGTGTGTGCAGCTGTTTGGCTGACCATTGTGGGAGGAGGAATATCAGTCACCTTCTTCTCTACCATCAACAGCACAAATAGAGCCACAGCCTGTTTTGAAGGCTTCTCCAAGAGTACCTGGAGGACTTACCTCTCCAGAATCACCATCTTTATTGAGGTGAGGCACATCTTTGTGCAAGAGTTACTTCTACTTACTACTATTGGCTTAGTGTGCTTCCCTTTCCCAAGTTCAAGTGGGTCAACAATGCTATTTGGAAGATGTGGACAACAGAGATGGTGAAGGGAAAATTCCTTGAGTTCAGGAAACCATGGTAGAAATGTGTTAGACTCACGGGAGAATACATGGAAGGAgtcataatttatatttaaaatatagctTTTCATGACCTCTGCCCAGGAACCTTTTTTGCCATAATTTGAAGATAGGTACATAGAAAAGATGAACATAATAcaccataaaaatgtgaaaacaatgtCAGTGTCGaagtaggaaaaaaatgacatgttcaACGCAAACAGCAGTTAGCAAATTCTAATTTGTATAACTTTATGAATGgtcaaattttaaaattaaGCACTTGAACTAGAAAGTGACTTTTTCCCTTTGAGGCATTGTTGTGTAATGATTGAATGACCACTCCTTTTAAATAACTTTGAAGTGTTTAATTTTGGATAAAGCAGAACAAGACAATTGAAATATCTAAAATTCAACCCAAAAAGTACATTCAAAATTTAGAAAACATTGAATAATGTCGATGTTGTTCGCGTTTTTgactgcaatattttagaatctgtgcaacaTTTCGgaatttgtgcaatattttagaattcacctagccgggatgtgactttttatacttttatactactatttatgtttttttactgggaaaacacactttgaaaagattggagtagcaccaccaattttgttatacgcagctgtgtatgatgacaataaaggctttttattttttttattttttatttttgatatgctttagtttgggggaaaaatgtaaGTTTGACCACCCGAAAAAGAAATTGCTCACCTGTGTATTCTCTTTCTAGATTGTGGGATTCCTCCTTCCCCTCTTGGCCAACTTGGTATGTTCCTCGTTGGTTCTAAGAACCCTTCGTCGTCCAGTGACGGTTGGCCACGGCTGTGACAGCAAGAAACGAGTGTTGAGAATGATTCTCGTCCATCTCGGCATCTTCATCATCTGCTTTGTCCCTTTTAACTCTATCCTCTTCCTGTATGCCTTGGTGAGGACGCAGGCCTTGGCGAATTGCTCCGTGGAGCGTTTTGCACGAACTCTGTACCCGATTACTCTTTGTCTCGCAAGTCTCAACTGCTGCTTGGACCCCGTGGTCTACTACTTTACTTCGGAGAGTTTCCAAAAGAGTTTCACCTTGGGGAGCAAAGGATCTGGTTCCCGCCCTGAGAGTATTCCTCGTAGCGACACCGAGGGACAGGACCCAACCAACACACTCCCAAGAGACACGCACACTTTGACAAGGAATGGAAAAGACACTAAAGAATTAGAGAGTCAGTTCTGACAAGGTGAAGAGCTGATGACCAAGGACAAAAGGTTTTAAGAAACCATGCATTCAAAAAGTAAGGCAATCAATCATTGTTCGGTCTTGGATGTGGAAAATGCATAGCTCAGCAAGGTTTGTGGTAATTCTGAAAATATGATTTGGGCTTTACCAATTAATCCACCACTTGGGAGCAAAAAATATCTGTTGATTTCAAGGTAATACTAAGAAGCGACACCAAGACTGGTATGTGAGACTCCTGCGATCACAGACTTAAAGTTTGAATGAGTCAGGTGTTAACACACACCTTCATGCACTGGATTTTCTAATATATTAATGTTTTTGTAAAACTCAAGCGTTCCCCCGCATGTTATTGTTTGAAGTTCAAGCTTGCAGTTGAATGTGTTTTATGACACAGTTAAGACAGGTTAAATCCACCCAATCTgttgagaaagaaaaatatgtctCGTGTGTTGACGTTTCGGGCCATTAAATGATTGTTCTCAGTTGCCCTCATTGctgaatttattattttgatCACATGCTGCTTGGTTTGTTAGTTTGGTCAAACCTACTGTGGACTGGCCTGGTTTGAACTCGCATAGCAGTTTGACTGACTGTTTTCAGCAGAGAGCAAGAGTTCTTTTTGGAAGCCGCGAGAGGCGGTAGGATCTAGTTGAGATTCTGGCTTGTTTGCTGTGTCACAGGCCAAATGCGTATTACGGCCGAAGCAATGGTCCATTGTTCACCTCTCAATGGGGTCTCTCTTTCCTAATCTGGCCTTAGTCTGTAGATCTGCTCAAAGTCTCACAGCAATGTGTACACACTCCAAAGTACGGCTAAAGAGTGTTGACTAAATAATCACCCAAAAGCACAAATGAGAGGGTACAAAAACAACGAACAATTGAGTCAGCAGATCTTGGAGATGGAGTTTCCTATTGCTGAGACACCATAAATATCTTTGCATTAGCCTTACAATTTTGATTGGGTGACGGTACCAAGTATTAGTTCTCAATTTGATGTTTCTGTGTCCAAAGTCAATTGAAGTCACAAATTCCCTTGGCTGAAAGGCGTTTTGACCTTcttgagttgaaaaaaaatgttgttttgttggTTGGAACTGATATATTATTGACTGGGGAACTGTCGGCATGGCGACTGTTGGCCAGTCAACTAGCTTTTATTGGAATATACACAGAGTAGCTGCGGTCTGGAGAGTAGCCAAGCAGTGACCCAGCCAATATCATTCAATAAATGTAGCAATGTTTCCCAGACACTTTTGACTTCAAAGATAATCAGGCATTATACATATTCAAAATACATACAACAtactgtgtgtatatttgtgccAGCATCATATTGAGACAGGAAGAATTATTATAAGGTACATCTTAACTTTTCTGTCCTATGTCATGAGATATTTTTATACTATGGGCCATAATTCGAAAGTTGGAAAACCCCACAATATAGGATGTGCACACAAGCTGTGCTGTGTTACTTTGAACTCGCGTGTGAGCAGGTTGATGATGGAACTGCAAAGTGGCTACTGTAATATGGACAGCTGCCTTTGTCTTTGGACCACAGCCAATTAAATTGTAAAGGTGTAAGGCAACATAATACTGAAATATGTTCTCTCGTAGAAATGGAAGTAGGTCTTTGACACATACTGATTATTGGATTGTGACTATTCTGGTTCAGTTTGGTATTTTCCCAACCAAGATGGGTTGCTAAGGAGTAGCTTTGATTTATATTGCTGGTACTATCAGCTTTAACCAGACAACCATAAAGTGTTTTGTTGTCGAAGGTCGGCAGTGGATATTGATGTCCCACATCACCATCTACACACCCCTCCCTCTTCCGATGGTGGTGATAAGCAATcacaaaacattattttgtgtgaTGGTGGGAACTCCATGGGTAAGATTGATTATATGTGCTGCATTGAATTGGATATTTTGACATCCTAATTATAGTTTGGTTAAAAGATGACAGAACTGTTTTTATGTGACTGTTTTGTGGCTTTAATGTGACTGAAAAGGTGTGTCATGAATATGACTATTTTCCAAAAACTTGATGCCGTACGGCCCAGTGGATGAGTAGTTAGCACGTccatctcacagttctgagattgaggattcaatccccagtgggttcaGACTTtcccatgtggagtttgcatgttctaccaggacttgggtgggttttctctaggtactcaggtttcctcccacctcccaaaaGTGTGTGGAAAGCTGTTTAAACACTCTGaatgccccgaggtatgaggaaaataaatgaaatgggtTTATGCTTTCcgtaatggggaaaaaaagttgttcaATGCTGACCTCTAGTggatttaattcattcattttatgaaccgctttatcctcattaggatcgcgcagggtgctggagcctatcccaggtgacccCAGGCCATAggtgggggacacactgaattggtggccagccgattgcaggacacaaggagatggacaactacgtacactcacacccatacctaggggcaatttagagtgtccaatcagcctaccatgcatgtttttggaatgtgggaggaaactggagtacccggagaaaaaccaagCAGTCCAGgttgaacatgcaaattccacacaggtggaccgacctggatttgaactccggacaccagagctgtgaggccaacgcgcgaacCGCTCATCCGCCGAGCCGCCGAATTTATtacaaacacttaaaaaaataaaaataaaacacaggaATGGCCACATTAGAAAATGTACCTCGCAAGAATGATCACCAATCGCGATGGATGttctttcacaaaaaaagaaattgccattatttttttggacCAAGCTGAGGGAAAATCATTTCATCACTTAATTTGGGGGAAAATCAATA belongs to Stigmatopora argus isolate UIUO_Sarg chromosome 9, RoL_Sarg_1.0, whole genome shotgun sequence and includes:
- the LOC144081945 gene encoding lysophosphatidic acid receptor 4-like, whose translation is MASLVLNETGMENCGIDDSFKYNLYSVVYSVVFVLGLITNCAALFVFCFRMKMRNETTMFMTNLALSDLVFVFTLPFKVFYNVNRHWPFGDGLCKVSGTAFITNIYGSMLFLTCISVDRFLAIVYPFRSRSIRTRRNAAMVCAAVWLTIVGGGISVTFFSTINSTNRATACFEGFSKSTWRTYLSRITIFIEIVGFLLPLLANLVCSSLVLRTLRRPVTVGHGCDSKKRVLRMILVHLGIFIICFVPFNSILFLYALVRTQALANCSVERFARTLYPITLCLASLNCCLDPVVYYFTSESFQKSFTLGSKGSGSRPESIPRSDTEGQDPTNTLPRDTHTLTRNGKDTKELESQF